From Proteus vulgaris:
ATCTAAAAATAGTTCATACAAAAATGCAATAATTTCATAACGAAAAATGCGGTATCGCTGGATAATGTGATTCATGTCATCTAAAGTGTAGGCTGTTGTCGCTGACAGCGAAACAGATACTTCATTAATGTGTTTATCGGAGAGTCCAATGTCATCATTAAGTAAAGAGGCGCAATGGGTGCATGCTGCGTTAGTTGAACGCGGTTTGGAAACGCCTCTTCGTGAATCAAAGCTATCTCCAAGTGAGAGTAAACAGCAAATTGAACATCATATGACAGAAGTGATGAAGCTGTTAAATCTAGATTTAAGCGACGATAGTTTAGCTGAAACGCCTCGTCGTATTGCTAAAATGTATGTTGATGAAATTTTCTCAGGGCTGGATTATCACAACTTCCCAAAAATCACACTAATTGAAAATAAAATGCAAGTTGATGAAATGGTGACAGTACGAGATATCACATTAACCAGTACTTGCGAACATCACTTTGTTACCATTGATGGCAAGGCGATTGTGGCTTATATTCCAAAAGATAAAGTGATTGGTTTATCAAAAATTAATCGTATAGTGCAATTCTTTGCTCAACGTCCTCAAGTTCAAGAACGTTTAACCCAGCAAATTCTTATTGCATTACAAACGTTACTAGGCACAAAAAATGTGGCTGTTTCTATTGATGCGGTTCATTATTGTGTTAAAGCTCGTGGTATTCGTGATGCTACTAGTGCAACCACAACAACCTCGTTAGGTGGGTTATTTAAATCAAGTCAAAATACGCGTCAGGAATTTTTACGCGCTGTTCGTCACCTTTGAGATTTCAAATAAATGAATGAATCGTCTCATCAACGTATCGAATCACTTGATGCGTTGAGAGGAATGGCGATCCTTGGCATTTTATTGCTCAATATTTCAGGTTTTGCTTTATTAAGAGTGGCTTCATTTAATCCGTTACATTCGGGAGAAGCCTCTTTTGGTGATCGTATAACATGGATGGCATTAAACCTTTTTGCCCAAGGTAAGTTCCTCTTTATTTTTGCATTACTATTTGGTGGTACGCTTTACCTGCTACTACGTAAAGGAACACGCTTTAATTTATCGCGGTTAGTTGTGTTAGCGTTGATTGGTGTTATTCACACGCTATTTATTTGGGAAGGTGATATTTTATTTCCATATAGTGTATGTGGTTTATTTGTTTTTGTCTTTATCAAATCAATAACGATAAAGAACCAATTTATATTGGGGGCGATACTCTATTTTTGTGGTGCATTTATTTTAGGTATGTTGTTTTATTATTATCGTGATTTTATTGATACGGTTTGGTACAGCACACCATATTCCCAACTGCTTGAATCCGATTGGAAAACAGGGCCTTATTTAAATAGTATTTATTATCGCTTGAATGAGTTAAGTATTTTCGTTTTTAATTTGGTGCGTCAATATAGTTGGTTTTTATTTGGCGCAATGCTGATGGGTGCTGCGCTAATGGCATCGGGCTGGTTACAACAGAAATTTAGTCGTACACATTATGGTTATGTGGCACTTTGTTTTCTCTCAATCAGTTTAAGCTTACAAACAATGATTGTGCTGGTGGATTATTTTTCTGATTGGAATTATCGCTGGGCAGCGGTTTGGGCACAGCCTTTAACTATGTTGATCCAAGTTATACAAAGCTTGGGATATATTGCGTTATTTTATTGGAGTTGGAATATAATTCGCCACTCTTATTTTGCCTATGCTTTACGTTGTGTAGGAAAAATGGCGCTGACGACCTATTTAATGCAAAGTCTTATCGGTATTATCCTGTTTCAGCGGATGGGCTTATTTAACCAATTTACCTTACCTGAACTGATGCCTTTTGTAGTCGTTATTTGGGCAATCAACATTGCTTTTGCCGTAATTTGGCTACGCTATTTTCCACAAGGCCCAATAGAGTGGATTTGGCGTAAATCAGCCGCAAAATTAGCGCAATTCTTTTAGATTTTCTCGTTATTATTGTCACTTAGAGGAAGTGATTCAACTTCCTCTGGTGAAACTGCGGGATATCCTTTAATGCTATCAGGAATAGATTGTATCGCGGGAATTGTTTCTGGAGGCCCTAAAAAGCGTGGTTCTCGATTTAAAATATATACATCAATCATTGCACCTGCTCTGGCAAACACCTCACGTATACGTACTTTAAACATGCTTTTAGGGGATGCAACCGCAAAGCATTGCGCATCAATTCCTTTTTCTAGAGCAATAAAAACGGCTCGTTCACAGTGAAAACGTTGCGTAATAATAGTAAAACCATCAGTACCAAAGACTTCTTTTGTCCGCACAACAGAATCAAGTGTTCTGAATCCTGCAAAATCCATTACGATACGAGAAGCCGGAATACCCGCTTTAATGAGATCCTTACGCATCGTATTAGGCTCATTATAGCTATGCTTTGCATTATCTCCGCTTAATAATAAATATTGGATCTTACCACTGTTATAGGCATTAACTGCGCCTTGGATGCGATATTGATAAAA
This genomic window contains:
- the folE gene encoding GTP cyclohydrolase I FolE, coding for MSSLSKEAQWVHAALVERGLETPLRESKLSPSESKQQIEHHMTEVMKLLNLDLSDDSLAETPRRIAKMYVDEIFSGLDYHNFPKITLIENKMQVDEMVTVRDITLTSTCEHHFVTIDGKAIVAYIPKDKVIGLSKINRIVQFFAQRPQVQERLTQQILIALQTLLGTKNVAVSIDAVHYCVKARGIRDATSATTTTSLGGLFKSSQNTRQEFLRAVRHL
- the yeiB gene encoding DUF418 domain-containing protein YeiB, giving the protein MNESSHQRIESLDALRGMAILGILLLNISGFALLRVASFNPLHSGEASFGDRITWMALNLFAQGKFLFIFALLFGGTLYLLLRKGTRFNLSRLVVLALIGVIHTLFIWEGDILFPYSVCGLFVFVFIKSITIKNQFILGAILYFCGAFILGMLFYYYRDFIDTVWYSTPYSQLLESDWKTGPYLNSIYYRLNELSIFVFNLVRQYSWFLFGAMLMGAALMASGWLQQKFSRTHYGYVALCFLSISLSLQTMIVLVDYFSDWNYRWAAVWAQPLTMLIQVIQSLGYIALFYWSWNIIRHSYFAYALRCVGKMALTTYLMQSLIGIILFQRMGLFNQFTLPELMPFVVVIWAINIAFAVIWLRYFPQGPIEWIWRKSAAKLAQFF
- the sanA gene encoding outer membrane permeability protein SanA, encoding MLKRLIYLFLTLFILLAVTLIACDRWIGWKTNPYIFEDIDKLPAKKVGMVLGTSKYYTSGYINQFYQYRIQGAVNAYNSGKIQYLLLSGDNAKHSYNEPNTMRKDLIKAGIPASRIVMDFAGFRTLDSVVRTKEVFGTDGFTIITQRFHCERAVFIALEKGIDAQCFAVASPKSMFKVRIREVFARAGAMIDVYILNREPRFLGPPETIPAIQSIPDSIKGYPAVSPEEVESLPLSDNNNEKI